A genome region from Aurantiacibacter sp. MUD61 includes the following:
- a CDS encoding class I SAM-dependent methyltransferase, with protein sequence MTDPATIDFYEKAAPRFTLDPGQAPSRDLDAFLSLLEPGARILELGCGGGRDAARMLELGFEVDATDGVAAMVRKANERFDVGARLMRFDELKAEAEYDAIWAHACLLHVARAELPDILGRIHRALRPGGWHYASYKLGDGEGRCLLGRLHNFPDREWIVERYREADFTIAEERIWEGEGADGTVRDWIAITAHKHH encoded by the coding sequence ATGACCGATCCCGCGACCATCGATTTCTACGAGAAAGCCGCTCCACGTTTCACTCTGGATCCCGGACAAGCACCAAGCCGTGATCTCGACGCCTTCCTCAGCCTGTTGGAGCCAGGCGCACGCATTCTGGAACTGGGTTGCGGAGGCGGGCGGGATGCTGCCCGGATGCTGGAGCTGGGCTTCGAGGTCGATGCGACCGATGGTGTCGCTGCCATGGTTCGCAAAGCCAACGAGCGATTTGACGTGGGTGCGCGTCTTATGCGCTTCGATGAACTCAAAGCCGAGGCCGAGTACGATGCCATCTGGGCGCATGCCTGCCTGCTGCATGTCGCACGCGCCGAGCTCCCCGATATTCTCGGCCGTATCCATCGCGCATTGCGGCCCGGCGGATGGCATTATGCGAGCTATAAACTCGGCGATGGCGAAGGACGCTGCCTGCTCGGTCGGTTGCACAATTTTCCCGATCGCGAATGGATCGTGGAACGCTATCGCGAGGCGGACTTTACGATCGCGGAGGAGCGCATCTGGGAGGGCGAAGGGGCCGATGGAACGGTGCGCGACTGGATTGCGATTACGGCACATAAGCACCACTGA
- a CDS encoding glycine zipper 2TM domain-containing protein: MKKPLLALAAATALALPATPAMAQGGPPAWAPAHGYHNNHSGYDRYDRYDRCDRYERRRDRRACRRDQRRDRVYDDRGRYYEPRRVRRGDRVWQGRDGRYYCERDNGTTGLIIGAAGGALIGREIDGGRDRTVGTILGAALGGLLGREIDRGEARCR, translated from the coding sequence ATGAAGAAACCATTGCTCGCTCTCGCTGCAGCCACTGCGCTGGCTCTCCCCGCAACACCCGCCATGGCGCAGGGTGGCCCGCCTGCTTGGGCCCCGGCACATGGCTATCACAACAACCACTCCGGTTATGATCGGTACGACCGCTACGACCGGTGCGACCGTTACGAGCGCCGCCGCGATCGCCGCGCCTGCCGCCGCGACCAGCGCCGGGACCGGGTGTATGACGACCGTGGACGCTATTACGAACCGCGCCGTGTGCGCCGTGGTGACCGTGTCTGGCAGGGCCGCGACGGCCGTTACTATTGCGAACGCGATAACGGCACGACCGGCCTCATCATCGGTGCCGCAGGTGGCGCCCTCATCGGCCGCGAAATCGACGGTGGGCGCGACCGCACCGTTGGCACGATCCTTGGCGCGGCTCTCGGTGGCCTGCTGGGTCGCGAGATCGACCGCGGTGAAGCACGCTGCCGTTAA
- a CDS encoding NAD(+) synthase, translating into MSEASFDFHDMHAHGFVRVATATPRCRTADVAYNCEGIIEQARAAHDRNVDLLLYPELCLSSYAIDDLHLQAAMLEAVEKHIEIIRAASETMTPVLVIGAPLRRNGRIYNCAVVIAHGEVLGAVPKSYLPNYREFYEKRYFARGNNCRDLWILVNGAEIPFGTDVIFSATNLPGFIFGIEICEDYWSPNPPGTMAALAGATILLNLSASNITIGKSDERHMLCRASSSRSVCAYAYSASGFGESTTDLSWDGQGMVYELGDLMVESVRFELEPERCVTDIDTRRILNERMRMGTFNDAAEDAGRPEDSFRVVGFDHQYGQGDIGLERAIRRFPFVPNRQEKLDEDCYEAFNIQVDALARRMKATNPKSLVIGISGGLDSTHALIVAAKACDMLGLPRSTIRAYTMPGFATSDGTKSNAWKLMEVFGTTAEEIDIKPAARQMLEDMNHPFADGEPVHDVTFENVQAGLRTDYLFRLANHHGGFVIGTGDLSELALGWCTYGVGDQMSHYAVNAGVPKTLIQYLIRWCTRTDQFDKQCDAVLEEVLGTEISPELVPAAEDGSIQSTESIIGPYELNDFFLHHTIRWGQSPSHVAFLCWHAWKDAKAGLWPHDFPEAGKNEYDLGTIRHWMENFVKRFFQFSQFKRSALPNGPKVSAGGALSPRGDWRAPSDAVADVWLEDLRSKVPES; encoded by the coding sequence ATGAGCGAAGCCTCTTTCGACTTTCACGACATGCACGCTCATGGCTTTGTCCGTGTGGCTACCGCAACACCGCGCTGCCGGACCGCTGACGTTGCCTACAATTGTGAAGGGATCATCGAACAGGCCCGCGCCGCGCATGATCGGAATGTCGACCTGCTGCTCTATCCGGAGCTCTGCCTGTCTTCCTACGCGATAGACGATCTTCATTTGCAGGCTGCGATGCTGGAAGCGGTCGAGAAGCATATCGAGATCATTCGCGCGGCCAGCGAAACGATGACACCGGTACTGGTCATCGGTGCGCCGCTGCGCCGCAATGGCCGCATCTACAATTGCGCGGTCGTCATCGCGCATGGCGAAGTGCTCGGCGCAGTGCCCAAGAGCTACCTCCCGAACTACCGCGAATTCTACGAGAAGCGCTATTTCGCCCGGGGCAACAATTGCCGCGATCTGTGGATTCTCGTCAACGGCGCGGAAATTCCCTTCGGAACCGATGTCATTTTCTCCGCGACCAACCTGCCCGGCTTCATCTTCGGGATAGAAATCTGCGAAGATTACTGGAGCCCCAATCCGCCCGGCACCATGGCAGCGCTTGCGGGCGCGACGATCCTGCTCAACCTCTCTGCCAGCAATATCACAATCGGCAAATCGGATGAGCGCCACATGCTCTGCCGCGCCTCTTCCAGCCGCTCGGTCTGCGCCTATGCCTATTCCGCCAGCGGCTTTGGCGAGAGCACGACGGACCTCAGCTGGGATGGCCAAGGCATGGTCTATGAACTCGGCGATCTGATGGTCGAAAGCGTGCGTTTCGAGCTGGAGCCTGAGCGGTGCGTTACCGATATCGACACGCGCCGCATCCTGAATGAGCGCATGCGCATGGGCACATTCAACGATGCGGCAGAAGATGCAGGGCGGCCTGAAGACAGTTTCCGCGTGGTCGGCTTCGATCACCAATATGGGCAAGGCGATATCGGTCTGGAGCGCGCGATCCGCCGCTTCCCTTTCGTGCCCAACAGGCAGGAGAAGCTAGACGAGGATTGCTACGAAGCCTTCAATATCCAAGTCGATGCCCTCGCGCGGCGGATGAAGGCGACCAATCCCAAATCTTTGGTGATCGGCATATCGGGCGGTCTCGATTCCACCCATGCACTGATTGTGGCGGCCAAGGCATGCGACATGCTCGGCCTGCCGCGTTCCACCATCCGCGCTTACACGATGCCCGGCTTCGCCACCTCGGACGGCACCAAGTCGAACGCCTGGAAGCTGATGGAAGTCTTCGGCACCACGGCGGAGGAAATCGATATCAAGCCCGCCGCGCGGCAAATGCTCGAAGACATGAACCACCCCTTCGCCGATGGCGAGCCGGTGCATGATGTGACTTTCGAGAATGTGCAGGCGGGCCTGCGCACCGACTACCTTTTCCGCCTTGCCAATCATCACGGCGGCTTTGTGATCGGGACTGGCGATCTGTCGGAGCTGGCGCTGGGCTGGTGCACCTATGGCGTGGGCGACCAGATGAGTCATTATGCCGTGAATGCGGGCGTACCCAAGACGCTCATCCAGTATCTCATCCGCTGGTGCACGCGCACCGACCAGTTCGACAAGCAATGCGACGCGGTGCTTGAAGAGGTGCTCGGTACGGAAATCTCTCCCGAGCTTGTACCTGCTGCCGAAGACGGATCGATTCAGTCGACCGAAAGCATCATCGGGCCTTACGAACTTAACGACTTCTTCCTGCATCACACCATCCGCTGGGGCCAGAGTCCGAGCCATGTCGCATTCCTGTGCTGGCATGCGTGGAAAGATGCCAAAGCTGGCCTGTGGCCGCATGACTTCCCTGAAGCCGGAAAGAACGAATACGATTTGGGCACCATCCGCCACTGGATGGAAAACTTCGTGAAGCGCTTCTTCCAGTTCAGCCAGTTCAAGCGCAGCGCCCTACCCAACGGCCCCAAAGTAAGTGCCGGTGGTGCATTGTCCCCGCGCGGCGACTGGCGCGCCCCCAGCGACGCGGTGGCCGATGTCTGGCTGGAAGATTTGCGCAGCAAGGTGCCGGAAAGCTGA
- a CDS encoding SDR family oxidoreductase → MTARSVLITGGAKRLGKAMTERFAEAGWHVIIHCNTSRDAADELAADLPSAEVVQCDLSDTDAAVAMIRDLAASQADWRCLINNASTFKADEVTGLDPVTNHRNMIVNAVSPALMAQAYLANARSAGGRRVIQFTDQKLENLNPDFFSYTMSKAASDVAAKMLAMANSGDDRVYTLAPGAILPSHDQSEEEAERSHTLNLLKRRTHASEIADAALFLAEGPLASGQSIFVDSGQHLLDQDRDVIYLEREGASQ, encoded by the coding sequence ATGACAGCCAGATCAGTCCTCATCACCGGCGGCGCAAAACGGCTTGGAAAAGCCATGACGGAACGGTTTGCCGAGGCAGGCTGGCATGTGATCATCCACTGCAACACTTCGCGCGATGCTGCGGATGAACTCGCGGCGGATTTGCCGAGCGCCGAAGTGGTTCAATGCGATCTGTCCGACACCGATGCCGCGGTTGCGATGATCCGCGATCTGGCCGCATCGCAGGCGGATTGGCGTTGCCTGATAAACAACGCGTCAACTTTCAAAGCCGATGAAGTAACCGGATTGGATCCGGTAACGAACCATCGCAATATGATCGTCAACGCCGTCAGCCCCGCCCTTATGGCGCAAGCCTATCTCGCCAATGCGCGCAGTGCTGGTGGGCGACGCGTGATCCAATTTACCGACCAGAAGCTGGAGAATCTCAACCCCGATTTCTTCAGCTACACGATGAGCAAGGCTGCGAGTGATGTGGCGGCCAAGATGCTCGCCATGGCGAATTCGGGCGACGATCGCGTCTACACTCTTGCGCCCGGCGCAATCCTGCCGAGCCACGATCAAAGCGAAGAGGAAGCGGAACGCTCCCACACGCTCAATCTGCTGAAGCGGCGCACGCATGCGAGCGAAATCGCCGATGCCGCGCTGTTCCTTGCCGAGGGACCGCTGGCGAGCGGGCAATCCATCTTTGTAGATTCCGGGCAGCACCTGCTCGATCAGGATCGCGACGTCATTTATCTGGAGCGGGAGGGAGCTTCACAATGA
- a CDS encoding cytochrome b/b6 domain-containing protein, whose amino-acid sequence MSKVRKRHALSTRIWHWVNAVSVIILFMSGLNISNGHRRLYWGDWGFAPEHAWLEVPRFPGWMTIPDYYSLAAARDWHVLFSLVFAFGLLAFMIAALVNGHLKRDIFARAKEWKPANIWADITQHARFNFEHGEGKYNILQKIAYASVILILIPLMIFTGMVMSPGMEAAWPWMTELFGGRQSARSLHFIAAWLLAGFLVMHILLVLAAGPVKHIRMMITGGREETGEPA is encoded by the coding sequence ATGAGCAAGGTCAGGAAACGCCACGCGCTTAGCACGCGCATCTGGCACTGGGTGAATGCGGTCAGCGTCATCATCCTGTTCATGAGCGGGCTCAACATCTCCAACGGACATAGGCGACTATATTGGGGCGACTGGGGCTTCGCGCCTGAGCATGCCTGGCTGGAAGTGCCGCGTTTCCCCGGCTGGATGACCATCCCCGACTATTACAGCCTTGCCGCCGCGCGGGACTGGCATGTGCTTTTCTCGCTGGTTTTTGCCTTTGGTCTGCTCGCCTTCATGATTGCGGCGCTGGTGAATGGCCATCTCAAGCGGGACATTTTCGCTCGCGCGAAGGAATGGAAGCCGGCCAATATCTGGGCCGATATCACGCAGCACGCTCGCTTCAATTTCGAGCATGGCGAAGGCAAGTACAACATCCTGCAAAAGATCGCTTACGCTTCAGTCATCCTGATACTGATCCCGCTGATGATTTTTACCGGCATGGTGATGAGCCCCGGCATGGAGGCTGCATGGCCATGGATGACGGAACTGTTCGGCGGCCGTCAGAGCGCCCGCTCGCTGCATTTTATCGCCGCCTGGCTGCTCGCCGGATTTCTCGTGATGCACATCCTGCTGGTGCTCGCCGCAGGGCCGGTGAAGCACATCAGGATGATGATCACCGGTGGCCGTGAAGAGACAGGAGAGCCAGCATGA
- a CDS encoding molybdopterin-dependent oxidoreductase — MRRRNFLVAAGSAFLAGCSKIGDTALFEKLVDGAENWHRGLHRALGGGRITMAPEYSRADVSPFFRGNGSQTVDTDEYRAAEAEGFANWQLAVGGLVANPMSLSMEDIRALPQRTQITRHDCVEGWSAIGEWTGPQLSAILEAAQPTEEARFIVFRCADSISGRDYYESCDMDDAYHPQTIIAHQLNGEALPVRNGAPLRLRLERQLGYKHAKYLTGIEAVASLDDIGGGYGGYWEDRGYQWYAGI, encoded by the coding sequence ATGAGACGCCGTAATTTCCTTGTCGCAGCAGGTTCGGCTTTTCTCGCCGGTTGCTCGAAGATCGGCGACACCGCCCTGTTTGAAAAACTCGTCGACGGTGCCGAGAACTGGCATCGCGGCCTCCACCGCGCGCTGGGCGGCGGGCGCATCACGATGGCTCCCGAGTACAGCCGCGCCGATGTGTCACCCTTCTTCCGGGGCAATGGTTCACAAACGGTCGATACGGATGAATATCGCGCGGCAGAGGCGGAAGGCTTTGCCAATTGGCAACTCGCGGTTGGTGGTCTCGTCGCCAATCCCATGAGCCTGTCGATGGAGGACATCCGTGCCCTCCCGCAGCGAACGCAAATAACCCGGCACGATTGCGTGGAAGGCTGGAGCGCAATCGGCGAATGGACCGGGCCGCAGCTCTCCGCGATCCTCGAGGCAGCGCAGCCGACCGAGGAAGCGCGTTTCATCGTGTTTCGCTGCGCGGATAGTATATCGGGCAGGGACTATTACGAAAGCTGCGACATGGATGATGCCTATCATCCGCAAACGATCATCGCTCACCAGCTCAATGGCGAAGCACTGCCCGTTCGCAATGGCGCGCCTCTACGTCTGCGACTTGAACGACAGCTCGGCTACAAACACGCCAAATACCTGACCGGGATCGAAGCGGTCGCATCGCTCGACGATATCGGCGGAGGATACGGCGGCTATTGGGAAGATCGCGGCTATCAATGGTATGCCGGAATTTGA
- a CDS encoding DUF1801 domain-containing protein, whose product MADNKTKPTEVEVTDFIDSVDHAGKREDAKVLDALFRRVTGEAPQMWGPSMIGYGTYHYKYDSGREGDFLRTGFSPRKAKHSIYLMGGYCEDVTAKRNEELLAKLGKHSRGKSCLYINKLADVDLDVLEELVRVNWDAMNRVYPPA is encoded by the coding sequence ATGGCGGATAACAAAACGAAACCGACCGAGGTCGAGGTTACGGATTTCATCGACAGTGTGGACCATGCGGGCAAGCGCGAGGATGCGAAGGTGCTCGATGCGCTATTTCGCCGGGTAACCGGGGAAGCGCCGCAGATGTGGGGGCCGAGCATGATCGGCTATGGCACCTATCACTACAAATATGACAGCGGGCGCGAGGGCGATTTCCTGCGCACAGGCTTCAGTCCTCGCAAGGCCAAGCATTCGATCTATCTGATGGGCGGCTATTGCGAGGATGTGACGGCCAAGCGCAATGAGGAATTGCTGGCGAAGCTGGGCAAGCATTCACGCGGCAAAAGCTGCCTATACATCAACAAGCTGGCCGATGTTGATCTGGACGTGCTCGAAGAACTGGTCCGGGTGAATTGGGATGCGATGAACCGGGTCTATCCGCCCGCCTGA
- a CDS encoding SAM-dependent methyltransferase produces the protein MWLLDKFLQKAIKRGKMVITDHDGKVYEYGPGVEEGVHGMDRGPVKVRLTNKKAANHIARYPQCGAGEAFMWGWLVVEEPHDIRDMILYVTENAKKLGDAPLKPKGPIRTAIQKSIAKIDSVNLKGKARKNAEHTYNLTRRLYELFLDEDRQYTMGYHRDLDNSLEKAQLDKKAHIAAKLNITKENGPSMKVLDIGCGWGGLALYLHRTYGCEVLGVALAPDQIAFCKERAKEAGVEDKVKFALMDYRDVEGKFDRITSVGLLEHVGTPHYPQFYEHTHRLLKKDGVMFSHCCGRAGGPGFTDAWTRRYIFPGGYIPALSELVTQSEKFGWQVMDVEAMRFHYCHTLEEWYNRTVMHKDEIIEMYDEVFYRMWLFYLAGAEQSFRNGKMVNWQILYVKERDAIPMTRDYMYEESERLRGLEEPPAWHLDPALKEAAE, from the coding sequence ATGTGGCTGCTCGACAAATTTCTGCAAAAAGCGATCAAACGCGGCAAGATGGTCATCACGGACCATGACGGTAAGGTTTATGAATATGGCCCTGGCGTTGAAGAAGGCGTCCACGGCATGGACCGCGGCCCGGTCAAGGTTCGCCTGACGAACAAGAAGGCTGCCAATCACATCGCGCGCTATCCGCAGTGCGGCGCTGGTGAAGCATTTATGTGGGGCTGGCTCGTCGTCGAAGAGCCGCACGATATCCGCGACATGATCCTGTATGTGACGGAGAATGCGAAGAAGCTGGGCGATGCTCCGCTGAAGCCTAAGGGGCCGATCCGCACCGCGATCCAGAAAAGCATCGCCAAGATCGACAGCGTCAATCTCAAGGGTAAGGCGCGCAAGAATGCAGAGCACACCTATAACCTGACACGGCGCCTTTACGAGCTGTTCCTCGATGAGGATCGCCAATACACCATGGGCTATCACCGCGATCTGGATAACAGCCTGGAAAAGGCACAGCTCGACAAAAAGGCGCACATTGCCGCCAAGCTCAACATCACCAAGGAAAACGGCCCCAGCATGAAAGTGCTGGACATCGGCTGCGGCTGGGGCGGCCTCGCGCTGTACCTGCACCGCACCTATGGCTGCGAAGTGCTGGGCGTTGCCCTCGCACCGGACCAGATCGCCTTCTGCAAGGAGCGCGCGAAGGAAGCCGGTGTCGAGGACAAGGTAAAGTTCGCGCTGATGGATTACCGCGATGTCGAGGGCAAATTCGATCGCATCACCAGCGTCGGCCTGCTGGAACATGTCGGCACGCCGCACTACCCGCAATTTTATGAACACACGCACCGGCTGCTGAAGAAGGACGGCGTAATGTTCAGCCATTGCTGCGGCCGCGCAGGCGGCCCGGGTTTCACCGATGCCTGGACCCGCCGTTACATCTTCCCCGGCGGCTATATTCCTGCCCTGTCGGAACTGGTCACCCAGTCCGAGAAATTCGGATGGCAGGTGATGGATGTGGAGGCGATGCGCTTCCACTACTGCCACACGCTGGAAGAATGGTACAACCGCACCGTCATGCACAAGGATGAGATCATCGAGATGTATGACGAGGTCTTCTACCGCATGTGGCTGTTCTACCTCGCGGGCGCCGAGCAAAGCTTCCGCAACGGCAAGATGGTGAACTGGCAGATCCTCTACGTGAAGGAGCGCGACGCCATCCCGATGACGCGCGACTACATGTACGAAGAATCGGAGCGCCTGCGCGGACTTGAAGAACCGCCCGCATGGCACCTCGACCCGGCGTTAAAGGAAGCGGCGGAGTAG
- a CDS encoding MATE family efflux transporter yields MNSTRPLTRASVFAQSWPIMLGQASVPLVGIVDTAVIGRTGDAVALAGVALGATIINLVFWTFGFLRMGMTGLTAQANGSDDRREVEALLLRSLGIGFALGLLILALSIPISQLAFTVLSGSDAVQGDAGDYMQGRFYGAPAALAVYAMNGWLLGLGRTRDALALQIVMNLANIALDIWFVWGLEMGAYGVGLGTACAEWIALVLGIIIVGRVAGTNVLSLARTIPRPLLLDRERLLQLFAVNRDIMIRTIALLILFTWFANAGARIGAEALAANHVLLQFINVAAFVLDAFAFTAEERVGQAYGARDRSRFLKSIRLTGEFALLSGLAFTALFYFAGGAVIDLLTTDAAVREEARRFLPLAALVPLLGMPSWMLDGIFIGTTRGRALRNAGVASTILYIALDYALRPNGNLGVWIAISASYLLRAGGLALYFPGLLKDVSSADQKAEEPT; encoded by the coding sequence ATGAACTCCACCCGCCCCCTCACCCGCGCATCTGTCTTCGCGCAGTCGTGGCCGATCATGCTGGGGCAGGCGTCTGTACCGCTGGTCGGCATTGTCGATACGGCTGTGATCGGGCGCACCGGCGATGCTGTGGCGCTTGCTGGCGTCGCGCTTGGGGCGACGATTATCAACCTTGTGTTCTGGACGTTCGGCTTCCTGCGCATGGGCATGACGGGCCTCACCGCGCAGGCCAATGGTTCGGATGACCGCCGCGAGGTCGAGGCGCTGCTTTTGCGGTCGCTCGGCATCGGTTTTGCGCTGGGGCTGCTGATTCTCGCGCTCAGCATTCCGATCAGCCAGCTGGCCTTTACTGTGCTGTCCGGATCGGACGCAGTTCAGGGCGATGCGGGCGATTACATGCAGGGTCGCTTTTACGGAGCGCCCGCTGCACTGGCGGTCTATGCGATGAATGGCTGGCTGCTTGGGCTTGGCCGGACACGCGATGCGCTGGCTCTGCAGATCGTCATGAATCTTGCCAATATCGCGCTCGATATATGGTTCGTCTGGGGGCTCGAGATGGGTGCCTATGGCGTGGGCCTTGGCACCGCCTGCGCGGAGTGGATCGCGCTGGTTCTGGGTATCATCATCGTGGGCCGGGTAGCTGGGACGAACGTGCTCAGCCTCGCCCGCACCATACCGCGTCCACTGCTGCTCGACCGTGAGCGATTACTCCAACTCTTCGCGGTCAATCGCGACATCATGATCCGCACCATTGCGCTGCTCATCCTGTTCACCTGGTTCGCCAATGCGGGGGCGCGGATCGGGGCAGAGGCGCTCGCCGCCAATCATGTGCTGCTGCAATTCATCAATGTCGCCGCTTTCGTGCTCGACGCTTTCGCCTTCACCGCGGAAGAGCGCGTCGGACAAGCCTACGGCGCAAGGGACCGCTCGCGCTTCCTCAAATCCATCCGGCTGACCGGAGAATTCGCCCTGCTGAGCGGCCTCGCCTTTACCGCCCTGTTCTACTTTGCCGGCGGCGCGGTGATCGACCTGCTCACCACCGATGCTGCCGTGCGCGAAGAGGCACGCCGTTTCCTGCCATTGGCCGCGCTGGTCCCCCTCCTAGGCATGCCGAGCTGGATGCTGGACGGCATTTTCATCGGCACAACGCGCGGCCGGGCGCTGCGCAATGCGGGTGTCGCCTCCACCATTCTGTACATCGCGCTCGATTACGCGTTGCGGCCCAACGGCAATCTGGGTGTTTGGATCGCAATTTCTGCAAGCTACCTGTTGCGCGCAGGGGGACTTGCGCTGTATTTCCCCGGACTTCTCAAAGACGTTTCGTCTGCCGACCAGAAAGCCGAAGAGCCAACATGA
- a CDS encoding acyltransferase family protein: protein MSIWAKARSLAEKAPPERNRYVDFLRAFSILAVVIGHWLVAAPYIDASGEVVGGHLLGILPWSQWLTWGFQVMPLFFLVGGFSNGVSWAAQKRDGKPYSAWFASRIQRLINPVFPVLLFWAALTFVGTQAGLDRDVVNMAAQLALIPVWFLAVYLFITALTPIAHAAWQRFGWGSIAALVLAAVAVDIARIGYAVAFIGWANFAFVWLAVHQLGFAWGNGELNRGNRPWLFLATWLSVLIALVTALPYPIAMIGVPGADLSNSMPPTLALLSLGFAQAGLALGLEKAGRRMLDNIQIWTGVVLMNGMIMTVYLWHLTAFVAVLVAAWLLGGIGLDAYPGTGEWWLARPVWFALYIATLLPLIAIFARYERGSALDGKPLPHWQLVLGLVLISLGLAMTAAISIASPEGVSGVRLWVVALPLVGAALVGFGPVAKWLRS from the coding sequence GTGAGCATATGGGCAAAGGCGAGGAGCCTTGCAGAGAAAGCTCCGCCGGAACGCAATCGCTACGTCGATTTCCTGCGCGCCTTTTCCATCCTGGCTGTTGTTATCGGCCACTGGCTGGTCGCCGCACCATACATAGATGCCAGCGGCGAAGTGGTGGGCGGGCACCTGCTCGGCATTTTGCCGTGGAGCCAGTGGCTCACATGGGGTTTCCAAGTGATGCCGCTGTTCTTCCTTGTCGGCGGCTTTTCCAACGGCGTCAGCTGGGCCGCGCAAAAGCGCGACGGAAAACCCTATTCCGCATGGTTCGCAAGCCGCATCCAGCGTTTGATCAACCCGGTCTTCCCCGTCCTGCTATTCTGGGCCGCGCTGACTTTTGTCGGCACGCAGGCAGGCCTGGACCGCGATGTGGTAAACATGGCAGCGCAGCTTGCGCTTATCCCGGTCTGGTTTCTTGCCGTCTACCTGTTCATCACCGCGCTGACGCCGATCGCGCATGCCGCATGGCAACGCTTTGGCTGGGGTAGTATCGCAGCGCTGGTGCTGGCGGCAGTAGCGGTCGATATTGCCCGGATCGGCTACGCGGTAGCATTCATCGGTTGGGCCAATTTCGCTTTCGTGTGGCTTGCGGTGCACCAGCTCGGCTTTGCCTGGGGTAACGGCGAGCTCAATCGCGGCAATCGCCCATGGCTGTTTCTCGCCACTTGGCTATCGGTACTGATCGCGCTTGTGACAGCGCTGCCTTATCCCATCGCCATGATCGGTGTGCCCGGCGCGGACCTTTCGAATTCGATGCCGCCGACGCTGGCCTTGCTCTCGCTCGGTTTCGCGCAAGCGGGGCTGGCGCTGGGCCTGGAGAAAGCCGGCCGGCGGATGCTCGATAATATCCAGATATGGACCGGCGTTGTGCTGATGAACGGTATGATCATGACCGTTTACTTGTGGCACCTCACCGCCTTTGTGGCCGTTCTGGTGGCCGCGTGGCTGCTGGGCGGGATAGGACTGGATGCCTATCCCGGCACTGGCGAGTGGTGGTTGGCGCGCCCCGTCTGGTTTGCGCTTTATATCGCCACGCTACTGCCGCTGATCGCCATCTTCGCGCGGTATGAGCGTGGTTCTGCGCTCGACGGCAAGCCACTGCCGCATTGGCAATTGGTATTGGGACTTGTCCTGATCTCGCTCGGCCTGGCCATGACGGCAGCGATCAGCATCGCCAGTCCGGAAGGGGTCAGCGGGGTCCGGCTCTGGGTCGTCGCGCTGCCTCTCGTGGGCGCGGCGCTGGTCGGTTTTGGTCCGGTGGCAAAGTGGCTGCGCAGCTAA